Proteins from a single region of Pseudomonadota bacterium:
- a CDS encoding trimeric intracellular cation channel family protein yields MSALVLLDYLGVALFAATGALVASRKQMDIVGFAFLATLTGIGGGTVRDIMLDVPVFWIEAPIYLLVCVGAAGLVYIAAPMIEQRYRLLLWLDAAALSAFGVFGAFKGLDVTGSAVVAITMGMITGTVGGILRDVIAGEPSVLMRREIYITSALVAGVVYVGMRELGFASPVPALVGFSAAFGLRAGAIAFGWCLPQYKPRPGRDARKL; encoded by the coding sequence ATGAGCGCACTTGTTCTCCTCGATTACCTGGGCGTAGCCCTGTTCGCTGCGACCGGCGCGCTTGTCGCCTCGCGCAAACAGATGGATATCGTCGGCTTTGCGTTCCTTGCGACCCTCACGGGTATCGGAGGCGGCACCGTCCGGGACATCATGCTCGACGTTCCCGTTTTCTGGATAGAAGCACCGATTTATCTGCTCGTCTGCGTCGGTGCCGCAGGGCTCGTCTACATTGCTGCGCCGATGATCGAGCAGCGCTACCGTCTCTTGTTGTGGCTTGATGCTGCCGCCCTGTCGGCCTTTGGCGTGTTTGGCGCCTTCAAGGGTCTGGACGTCACTGGCTCTGCGGTCGTTGCGATTACGATGGGGATGATCACCGGAACTGTCGGCGGTATTTTGCGAGACGTGATCGCAGGCGAGCCATCAGTCCTGATGCGGCGTGAAATTTACATCACAAGCGCTTTGGTTGCCGGTGTCGTCTATGTGGGGATGCGCGAACTTGGGTTCGCCTCGCCAGTGCCAGCGCTTGTTGGCTTTTCTGCAGCATTCGGTTTGCGGGCCGGTGCCATAGCCTTTGGCTGGTGTTTGCCCCAGTACAAGCCGCGACCTGGTCGTGACGCTCGAAAGCTGTAG
- a CDS encoding ATP phosphoribosyltransferase regulatory subunit, translating to MEAILELFEKTARLQAIENIAEALRRREEDVERQPISNSEVERLLRDFHDERVDGLLQAGFSARAVRQIVAVPELLKLALSPFVTNAGYMTGAQDLIALRQMIGECGYEDRIKIDPSVVRGLEYYTGMVYEAELLFPVTNEKGEEVVFGSVGGGGRYDGLVSRFRGEPVPATGFSIGVSRLMTALKNLGKISTDTPQGPVVVCVMDRDIGALASYQKMVQELRGAGIRAEMFQGNPKQFGKQLQYADRRNSPLCIIQGSDEREAGTVQIKDMIEGKREAAAIETNEEYKAARPGQYAVPQDRLIDEVKKRLSEQASDSDA from the coding sequence ATTGAAGCGATTCTCGAGCTATTCGAAAAGACAGCTCGCCTTCAGGCTATCGAAAACATTGCTGAAGCCCTGCGTCGCCGGGAAGAGGACGTTGAACGCCAGCCAATAAGCAACAGCGAGGTCGAGAGACTTCTTAGGGATTTTCACGACGAGCGTGTGGACGGTCTTTTACAAGCGGGTTTCTCGGCGCGAGCTGTACGCCAGATAGTCGCTGTTCCCGAGCTACTTAAGCTTGCATTGAGCCCGTTCGTGACCAACGCAGGTTACATGACTGGGGCACAAGACCTGATTGCTCTTCGTCAGATGATCGGCGAGTGCGGTTACGAGGACCGCATCAAGATCGACCCATCCGTTGTCCGTGGTCTCGAATACTACACCGGCATGGTCTACGAGGCGGAACTCCTCTTCCCCGTCACCAACGAAAAGGGTGAGGAGGTCGTGTTCGGCTCCGTTGGTGGCGGCGGCCGGTATGACGGCCTCGTATCGCGCTTTCGCGGCGAACCGGTGCCCGCAACGGGCTTCTCCATAGGCGTCTCGCGCCTGATGACGGCGCTCAAGAATCTCGGCAAGATTTCGACCGACACGCCGCAAGGCCCCGTCGTTGTTTGCGTGATGGACCGCGATATCGGCGCGCTCGCTTCTTACCAGAAAATGGTGCAGGAGCTGCGCGGTGCAGGCATCCGAGCCGAGATGTTCCAGGGCAATCCCAAGCAGTTCGGCAAGCAGCTTCAATATGCCGACCGCCGCAATTCGCCGCTGTGCATCATCCAAGGCTCGGATGAACGTGAAGCGGGAACCGTGCAGATTAAGGACATGATCGAGGGCAAGCGCGAAGCCGCAGCTATCGAGACCAATGAGGAGTACAAAGCCGCGCGCCCCGGCCAATATGCCGTGCCTCAGGATCGCCTTATCGATGAGGTGAAGAAGCGCCTCTCCGAACAGGCAAGCGACTCGGACGCGTAG
- the hisG gene encoding ATP phosphoribosyltransferase — protein MSDPAPLVLGVPSKGRLQEATVSFFERAGLPIRKKGGARDYRGTIDGLDGVEVAFLSASEIAGELAAGSVHLGVTGLDLVYEKLAVPDEKMVTVAPLGFGFANVVVAVPDSWIDVQTMDDLEDVAASFRASHKRPMRLATKFVRLTRQHFRKHGVADYQIVESLGATEGAPASGAADLIVDITTTGATLDANHLRVLAGDNGTILRSEATLMAARGADWSGGQQATLRAILDRVAAQHRAGSVYEVRVVVAEQAKTSRQAVDAFGCSVPFGAVAGQGQLVLHCPRERIWDLVAFLKGKGAGTVTVGELSYVADDSVGRFNGVYAALGIAN, from the coding sequence ATGAGCGATCCCGCCCCACTCGTGCTCGGTGTGCCATCAAAGGGCCGTTTACAGGAAGCGACCGTGTCCTTCTTCGAACGGGCGGGTCTACCTATCCGCAAGAAGGGCGGTGCGCGCGATTATCGCGGCACCATCGACGGTCTCGATGGCGTCGAGGTCGCTTTTCTTTCGGCCTCCGAGATTGCCGGAGAGCTTGCCGCTGGTTCGGTGCACCTGGGCGTTACGGGTCTCGATCTTGTCTATGAAAAACTCGCCGTCCCCGACGAGAAGATGGTTACGGTCGCGCCTTTGGGTTTCGGTTTTGCCAATGTGGTTGTCGCGGTTCCCGACAGCTGGATCGACGTCCAGACAATGGATGACCTCGAGGATGTCGCAGCCAGCTTCCGTGCCAGCCATAAACGGCCCATGCGACTTGCAACCAAATTTGTCCGGCTGACCCGTCAGCATTTCCGCAAACACGGCGTTGCGGACTATCAGATTGTCGAAAGCCTTGGCGCGACCGAAGGGGCGCCTGCGTCGGGCGCGGCCGATCTGATTGTTGATATTACCACGACCGGCGCAACGCTGGATGCCAACCATCTGCGCGTTCTGGCGGGTGACAACGGCACGATCCTGCGGAGCGAGGCCACGCTGATGGCGGCACGCGGTGCCGATTGGTCGGGAGGGCAGCAAGCGACGCTGCGCGCGATCCTGGACCGGGTTGCCGCGCAGCATCGCGCCGGTTCGGTCTATGAGGTTCGGGTCGTTGTCGCCGAACAGGCCAAGACTTCCCGACAAGCTGTCGATGCGTTCGGCTGTTCTGTCCCATTTGGCGCAGTCGCTGGGCAAGGCCAGTTGGTTCTGCACTGCCCGCGCGAGAGGATCTGGGATCTTGTCGCGTTTCTCAAAGGCAAGGGTGCGGGAACGGTCACCGTTGGAGAGCTTTCCTACGTGGCGGATGACAGCGTTGGGCGCTTCAATGGTGTTTATGCGGCCCTCGGCATCGCGAACTAA
- a CDS encoding Crp/Fnr family transcriptional regulator, whose product MSGPADASAVFAESLAFAGLDPELADGLNALTREAKLAAGETLFMSGDPGDAMFAVLEGSLKVAIVSAEGSEQLLAIVGAGQVVGEMALLDGQPRSATVDALKPSTLARLDKRDFERFATENPAVYQHMLALISRRLRTANDVLAARSFLPLPGRVAVALLQLSETFGKPLPNDRTLVHYKISQSDLAAMAGAARENVSRILNGWKREGLISRLSGYYCIEDKGALERLKAM is encoded by the coding sequence ATGTCTGGACCCGCTGATGCAAGTGCCGTTTTTGCAGAGAGCCTTGCCTTTGCCGGACTTGATCCCGAGCTGGCGGATGGCTTGAACGCCCTCACACGTGAAGCCAAGCTGGCTGCAGGTGAGACGCTGTTTATGAGCGGTGATCCCGGCGACGCCATGTTCGCCGTGCTCGAAGGTAGCCTCAAGGTGGCCATTGTTTCAGCTGAAGGCAGCGAGCAGTTGCTCGCGATCGTTGGCGCGGGGCAGGTCGTTGGTGAGATGGCTCTTCTCGATGGGCAGCCACGCTCGGCGACTGTCGACGCACTCAAGCCAAGCACGTTGGCACGCCTCGACAAGCGGGACTTTGAGCGCTTCGCGACAGAAAACCCTGCCGTGTACCAACACATGCTTGCTTTGATCTCTCGGCGGCTGAGAACGGCAAATGACGTCCTTGCAGCGCGCTCGTTTTTGCCCTTGCCAGGTCGGGTAGCGGTCGCACTTCTGCAACTCAGCGAAACGTTTGGAAAGCCACTGCCAAATGACCGGACCTTGGTCCACTACAAGATCTCGCAAAGTGATCTTGCCGCCATGGCCGGCGCTGCGCGTGAGAACGTCAGCCGCATTCTGAACGGCTGGAAGCGTGAGGGACTGATCTCTCGGCTTTCGGGTTACTATTGCATCGAGGACAAAGGTGCTCTTGA
- a CDS encoding DUF2927 domain-containing protein, producing MRGFLIQLFEILRRGGLGLRSALAHATRRALVGLIAVVTAASVFALPVWAQRSFTNEQIANGFYRTVFGLEYQNSGRGARVVKKFVGPVQVYIDQRARQDRRRTVSRFIRQVASSVRGLDIRVVDSPLQANFTVYVVDRANYAQVIQDDVYNSSRAQVRGRCMVRVLTGRGGISKSQAVIVSDEGDFLFNRCMVEEILQGLGPLNDDASLSASVFNDTSRHTRFMLHDRYILNLLYHPAVRPGMRMNDIAPLLPRLIADIRRYVR from the coding sequence ATGAGGGGCTTTTTGATACAGCTGTTCGAAATTCTTCGACGAGGCGGACTCGGTCTGCGTTCGGCGCTCGCGCATGCAACGCGGCGCGCGCTGGTGGGACTGATCGCCGTGGTAACAGCCGCAAGCGTCTTTGCGCTTCCGGTGTGGGCACAAAGAAGCTTTACCAACGAGCAAATCGCCAACGGCTTCTATCGAACGGTTTTCGGCCTCGAATACCAAAACAGCGGTCGCGGCGCACGCGTCGTGAAGAAGTTCGTCGGGCCGGTACAAGTCTATATTGACCAGAGGGCGCGGCAGGATCGTCGCCGAACCGTAAGCCGATTTATCCGCCAAGTCGCAAGCAGTGTCCGTGGCCTCGATATCCGGGTGGTTGATAGCCCGCTGCAGGCGAACTTCACTGTCTATGTGGTCGATCGCGCCAACTATGCTCAGGTCATCCAAGACGACGTCTACAATTCCTCGCGCGCCCAAGTTCGCGGTCGCTGCATGGTGCGGGTGCTGACAGGACGGGGCGGGATCAGCAAATCCCAGGCGGTGATCGTATCCGATGAGGGTGACTTTTTGTTCAACCGCTGCATGGTTGAGGAAATCCTCCAGGGGTTAGGACCGCTCAACGATGATGCGTCTCTATCGGCGAGCGTGTTCAACGATACCTCCCGCCATACCCGTTTCATGCTGCACGACCGATACATCCTGAACCTTCTGTATCATCCCGCCGTCCGGCCTGGCATGCGCATGAACGACATTGCTCCGCTACTCCCCCGTCTCATCGCGGATATCCGACGCTATGTGAGGTGA
- a CDS encoding pirin family protein yields the protein MSFRPILSETQATPTMEGAGVHLHRVFGFGDTSLTDPFLMMDDFRNDDPRAYEKGFPWHPHRGIETITYVLEGEVEHGDSLGNHGLLGPGSVQWMTAGSGIMHQEMPRGNAAGQMHGFQLWANLPSSLKMTTPRYQDIQGSDIEEIVDDDGTRVKIVIGKFWGKKGPVDGIAADPLFLDISMPPNTRKTFPVETYARTFAYVFGGSGTFRDASNPIGVKVEKEFQGEELHVRDMSGNRTLVNFDTGNEVVARSGPEGMRFLLVSGQPIKEPVAWHGPIVMNTNQELIEAIRDLREGTFIKEQPAA from the coding sequence ATGAGCTTCCGTCCAATCCTGTCCGAAACACAGGCTACGCCGACCATGGAAGGTGCGGGTGTCCACCTGCACCGGGTGTTCGGCTTTGGCGATACGTCGCTGACCGACCCGTTCCTGATGATGGACGATTTCCGCAATGACGATCCACGGGCCTATGAAAAGGGTTTCCCTTGGCACCCCCACCGCGGCATCGAAACGATCACCTACGTTCTGGAAGGCGAGGTTGAGCACGGCGACAGCCTTGGCAACCATGGCCTGCTTGGACCGGGGTCCGTGCAATGGATGACCGCCGGCTCGGGGATCATGCACCAGGAGATGCCGCGCGGTAACGCGGCTGGCCAGATGCATGGTTTTCAGCTTTGGGCAAACCTGCCGTCGAGCCTGAAGATGACCACGCCGCGTTATCAGGACATCCAAGGTTCTGACATTGAAGAGATCGTCGACGATGATGGTACCCGCGTGAAAATCGTTATCGGCAAGTTCTGGGGCAAAAAAGGTCCCGTGGATGGTATAGCCGCGGATCCATTGTTCCTCGATATCTCCATGCCGCCGAACACGCGCAAAACGTTCCCCGTGGAAACGTATGCGCGCACCTTCGCCTATGTATTCGGTGGTTCGGGCACGTTCCGCGACGCCTCCAACCCGATCGGCGTGAAGGTCGAAAAGGAGTTCCAGGGGGAGGAGCTGCATGTCCGTGACATGTCGGGCAACCGCACCTTGGTGAACTTTGACACCGGTAACGAGGTTGTTGCGCGGTCTGGTCCGGAAGGCATGCGCTTCTTGCTCGTTTCCGGCCAGCCGATCAAGGAGCCGGTGGCGTGGCACGGCCCAATCGTGATGAACACCAATCAGGAGCTGATTGAGGCCATCCGCGATTTGCGCGAGGGCACGTTCATCAAGGAGCAGCCAGCGGCATAA
- a CDS encoding DUF2470 domain-containing protein, giving the protein MAENKSVLQPVDADARALAKSLVRTARYGALAHADAHSGLPHVSRVGVATAINGAPTILISQLSPHFAGLEANPACSVLLGEPGKGDPLAHPRITVMATARQVSDAAERAALRGRYLARHPKAALYVDFADFAFWVLEPTGAALNGGYGKAYTLASNDVLSPIAAGLLELEPGAVSHMNDDHKDALDLYASSVLSKTQSGWSAVSLDAEGIDLMRAERLLRVPYPKPLAKAEALRGTLAAMAKGLRDS; this is encoded by the coding sequence ATGGCTGAAAACAAATCTGTTCTGCAACCCGTCGACGCCGATGCGCGGGCACTCGCAAAATCTCTGGTTCGAACGGCCCGATACGGTGCTTTGGCGCATGCCGACGCCCACTCTGGTTTACCACATGTCAGTCGGGTTGGCGTCGCGACGGCGATCAACGGCGCGCCGACAATTTTGATCTCGCAGCTTTCCCCACACTTTGCGGGCCTTGAGGCGAACCCCGCTTGTTCGGTCCTTTTGGGGGAGCCGGGCAAAGGTGATCCGCTGGCCCACCCGCGGATTACCGTGATGGCGACTGCTCGCCAGGTTTCCGATGCGGCGGAACGAGCGGCGTTGCGAGGGCGGTATCTGGCCCGGCATCCGAAGGCGGCGCTTTATGTCGACTTCGCCGATTTTGCTTTCTGGGTGCTTGAGCCAACAGGTGCTGCCCTTAATGGCGGTTACGGGAAGGCCTACACCCTCGCATCAAACGACGTTCTGAGCCCAATCGCTGCCGGCTTGTTGGAGCTCGAGCCAGGGGCGGTGTCGCATATGAACGACGACCACAAAGACGCGCTTGATTTGTATGCCAGTTCAGTCTTGTCGAAGACGCAAAGCGGTTGGTCAGCCGTATCTCTCGACGCGGAAGGGATCGACTTGATGCGCGCAGAGCGGCTACTCCGCGTCCCCTATCCGAAACCGCTCGCCAAAGCAGAAGCGTTGCGTGGAACCTTGGCCGCTATGGCGAAGGGCTTGCGGGACAGTTGA
- a CDS encoding protein phosphatase CheZ produces MATAARKAFRIEASMGGTVAGVSGADLSGAAPKLNGSDTAAILAAIAEIKSLVEPSEELDQSKIDAFNKDLVEVKRLEAEMAAIRAAIRETKTEIATLHSAGFQGKELGKVTDELDAVVQGTEQATEVILSSAETIEEKVGNLSAKLDGDDQGMANDATEAVMAIFEACNFQDITGQRITKVVKTMRFIEERIDSMMEIWGGMESFEDVKALDVGPKGDLALLNGPASQDDQNVASQDDIDALFD; encoded by the coding sequence ATGGCGACTGCAGCGCGCAAAGCATTTCGGATTGAAGCCTCCATGGGCGGCACAGTGGCGGGGGTGAGCGGGGCGGACCTGTCCGGCGCTGCACCAAAGCTTAACGGCTCAGATACAGCAGCGATCCTCGCCGCGATCGCTGAAATCAAATCACTTGTCGAACCGTCCGAGGAGCTCGATCAGTCTAAGATTGACGCGTTCAATAAAGACCTTGTCGAGGTTAAACGACTTGAGGCTGAAATGGCCGCGATCCGGGCGGCCATTCGCGAAACAAAGACGGAGATCGCGACCCTGCACAGCGCTGGGTTCCAAGGCAAGGAACTGGGTAAAGTCACCGATGAACTCGATGCGGTCGTCCAAGGGACAGAGCAAGCAACGGAAGTGATTTTGTCGTCTGCGGAGACGATTGAGGAAAAGGTTGGCAACTTGTCAGCAAAACTGGATGGCGACGACCAGGGCATGGCCAACGATGCAACCGAAGCCGTCATGGCAATCTTTGAGGCTTGCAACTTTCAGGACATCACAGGTCAGCGGATTACCAAGGTCGTCAAGACGATGCGGTTCATTGAGGAACGTATTGATTCGATGATGGAGATTTGGGGCGGCATGGAGAGCTTTGAGGACGTTAAGGCTCTTGATGTGGGGCCAAAGGGTGATCTGGCACTCCTCAACGGTCCAGCATCGCAAGACGACCAGAACGTTGCGAGCCAAGATGATATCGACGCTCTTTTTGACTAG
- a CDS encoding DUF2798 domain-containing protein, with the protein MIPPKFAPIVFGFILSGLMSLLVSGIATWRAAGMPADFVALWLLSWLNSWAVAFPAVLVVAPITRRLVAKLVKAPDTPASG; encoded by the coding sequence ATGATACCCCCGAAATTTGCGCCGATAGTCTTTGGTTTCATCCTGTCCGGCCTGATGTCTTTGCTCGTGTCTGGAATTGCGACATGGCGCGCAGCGGGCATGCCCGCTGACTTCGTGGCACTGTGGCTGTTATCATGGCTCAACTCATGGGCCGTAGCTTTCCCTGCGGTGCTGGTCGTTGCGCCGATAACGCGGCGGTTGGTGGCGAAGCTGGTGAAGGCTCCTGACACCCCCGCGTCAGGATGA
- a CDS encoding ATP phosphoribosyltransferase regulatory subunit, with amino-acid sequence MSRRQIIELLESSGYMPVETPILQPADVFLDLVGEDIRTRLFLTEDEDAQALCLRPEHTIPICRHHMETGDAARPANYGYLGPTFRFRPGETGEFLQAGIESIGRDDRLAAEAEVMALSASLASAGGLTEPVTILGDSSIFTAFIDGLGFSARARRRLRRALGSRTRLEAALAEVAKPPAEDGQALMGAIAAAAPDEARAMVEQMMMLARIEPVGGRTPQEIAERFIAKAERQSVPVRDAALTCLEALIHLQVPAPQAPGLLKRLADVSGLDIGAPIAHLADRLEAFADRSLTPDGMTFCGWAGGRLDYYTGFSFELRASEDFAAPPTVSGGRFDSLMERLGAGQSVPAVGAAVWLDRLPEGMAP; translated from the coding sequence ATGAGCAGACGGCAGATCATCGAGCTTCTCGAAAGCTCCGGTTACATGCCGGTCGAAACGCCGATCCTGCAGCCGGCGGACGTGTTTCTTGATCTGGTCGGTGAAGATATCCGCACGCGCCTTTTCCTGACCGAGGATGAGGATGCCCAGGCGCTTTGCCTGCGCCCCGAGCACACCATTCCGATCTGCCGTCATCACATGGAGACCGGCGACGCCGCGCGCCCCGCGAACTATGGCTATCTTGGCCCGACGTTCCGCTTCCGACCGGGCGAGACCGGAGAATTTCTGCAGGCGGGCATCGAGAGCATCGGTCGCGACGACAGGCTGGCCGCCGAAGCCGAGGTGATGGCGTTGTCCGCGTCGCTTGCGTCGGCCGGTGGCCTGACGGAACCGGTCACCATTCTGGGCGACTCGTCCATCTTCACCGCCTTCATTGATGGCCTGGGTTTCTCAGCCCGCGCCCGCCGCCGCCTCAGGCGGGCGCTTGGTTCGCGAACGCGCCTTGAAGCAGCCCTTGCGGAGGTCGCCAAACCACCCGCTGAGGATGGCCAGGCCCTTATGGGAGCCATCGCCGCCGCCGCGCCTGACGAGGCGCGGGCGATGGTCGAGCAGATGATGATGCTGGCGCGCATCGAGCCCGTTGGTGGCCGCACACCGCAGGAAATCGCCGAGCGCTTCATCGCCAAGGCCGAACGCCAGAGTGTACCGGTCCGCGACGCGGCGCTGACCTGTCTCGAGGCGCTTATTCACTTGCAGGTTCCGGCACCTCAAGCGCCAGGTCTCTTGAAGCGGCTTGCGGATGTGTCCGGCCTCGATATCGGCGCACCGATCGCGCACCTCGCTGACCGGTTGGAAGCGTTCGCCGATCGCAGTTTGACGCCGGACGGCATGACCTTCTGCGGTTGGGCAGGCGGTCGCCTTGATTATTACACCGGCTTCTCGTTCGAGCTGCGCGCAAGCGAAGACTTCGCCGCCCCTCCCACCGTTTCGGGAGGGCGCTTCGACAGCCTCATGGAGCGCCTCGGCGCCGGCCAGAGCGTCCCGGCTGTGGGGGCTGCCGTTTGGCTGGACAGGCTGCCTGAAGGCATGGCCCCATGA
- a CDS encoding DUF427 domain-containing protein has protein sequence MEDVGTYPRPPRLEPAPYPIRIEFGGQTIVSTSGAYRTLETFHPPTYYFPPEDVADGVLQPVARQSICEWKGPARYFDVVVGTSRAAAAAWSYPKPVERFAPIAGYISFYCHPMDRCLVDGEVAAPQPGNFYGGWVTSWITGPIKGAPGTNHW, from the coding sequence ATGGAAGATGTTGGGACCTATCCGCGCCCTCCAAGGCTTGAACCGGCCCCCTACCCGATCCGCATCGAGTTTGGTGGACAGACCATTGTTTCAACGAGCGGCGCGTATCGTACCCTCGAGACCTTTCACCCGCCGACCTATTACTTTCCGCCGGAAGACGTCGCAGATGGGGTTCTGCAGCCTGTGGCGCGGCAATCCATCTGCGAGTGGAAAGGCCCGGCGCGCTATTTCGATGTCGTCGTAGGGACTTCTCGAGCAGCGGCCGCAGCCTGGAGCTATCCCAAACCGGTCGAACGCTTCGCGCCCATTGCAGGCTATATCTCTTTTTATTGCCACCCCATGGACCGCTGCCTTGTCGACGGCGAGGTTGCCGCGCCCCAGCCAGGCAACTTCTACGGCGGTTGGGTAACGTCATGGATTACCGGTCCGATAAAAGGCGCGCCGGGCACCAATCATTGGTGA
- a CDS encoding SRPBCC family protein, which yields MNEFQSSLTNIAALQRPDGFAQEQARLGQVWTCVGTTKALKDNQSWFRTTLGGRSIFLQKTRSGLRGFENRCAHRSYPLRTADNGIGPMVCGFHHWRYDDDGLALGIPKCLEMYGARPKQLDAQLTRLDVEECGGLIFARFAPPGGAPSLKTYLGATYPVVQAMSAQDQHQRRFVNDVRANWRLIAHISLDDYHIVAVHPKSFGKSGYLDPENVSYLQDGWHSAFFSRGGDETMQSVASACATGTLKPEWYKTWFVFPNLVLSHVHVLSIGGLSVWYMLALYYEPIAHDRTRLHVVYQPSPFSTRGQGVMGIGHDFFERIRSYFVGRSARTVIAEDNEVCEGLQTNMGTSDGTVYLASQEKRMRYFEDAYASALRMKAENEPRDLARA from the coding sequence ATGAATGAGTTTCAATCATCGCTTACAAACATCGCCGCACTGCAGCGTCCAGACGGGTTTGCGCAGGAGCAGGCGCGGCTTGGGCAGGTTTGGACGTGCGTCGGTACGACCAAAGCCCTCAAGGATAATCAGTCGTGGTTCCGCACCACACTCGGTGGGCGATCCATCTTCCTGCAGAAAACCCGCAGCGGGCTTCGCGGATTTGAGAATCGCTGCGCTCATCGTTCCTATCCCTTGCGAACAGCCGACAATGGGATCGGGCCAATGGTTTGCGGGTTTCATCACTGGCGTTACGACGATGATGGACTGGCGCTAGGCATCCCGAAGTGCCTGGAGATGTACGGCGCGAGGCCCAAGCAGCTGGATGCGCAGTTGACGCGCCTCGACGTGGAGGAGTGTGGCGGGCTCATTTTTGCCAGGTTTGCGCCCCCTGGCGGCGCGCCAAGCCTCAAAACTTATCTGGGCGCGACCTACCCGGTCGTTCAAGCGATGAGCGCGCAGGACCAGCACCAACGCCGCTTCGTCAATGATGTGCGCGCAAACTGGCGCTTGATCGCGCATATCAGTCTTGATGACTACCATATCGTCGCAGTCCATCCGAAGTCCTTCGGGAAGTCCGGATATCTGGACCCAGAGAATGTCAGCTACCTGCAAGACGGATGGCACAGCGCATTTTTTTCTCGCGGCGGAGATGAGACCATGCAGTCTGTCGCGAGCGCGTGTGCGACCGGAACGTTGAAGCCGGAGTGGTACAAGACCTGGTTCGTTTTTCCCAACCTCGTCCTGTCGCATGTCCACGTTTTATCGATCGGCGGGTTGTCGGTTTGGTACATGCTGGCACTTTATTATGAGCCAATCGCGCACGATCGAACACGGCTACACGTGGTTTACCAACCATCGCCGTTCAGCACACGAGGGCAGGGCGTGATGGGAATAGGTCACGACTTTTTCGAGCGAATCCGCAGCTACTTTGTTGGCCGTTCTGCGCGGACTGTGATCGCTGAGGACAATGAGGTTTGCGAGGGGCTGCAGACCAACATGGGCACGTCGGACGGAACGGTTTATCTGGCAAGCCAAGAAAAGCGGATGCGCTATTTCGAGGATGCCTACGCGTCAGCGCTTCGAATGAAAGCGGAGAACGAGCCGAGGGACCTCGCCCGAGCCTAG
- a CDS encoding DNA-3-methyladenine glycosylase I encodes MTTQPYRCFWVTDDPVYIAYHDDEWGFPVSDDRRLFEKICLEGFQSGLSWLTILKKRENFRAAFDGFDFAKVARYGEADVARLLGDAGIVRHQGKIRSTINNAARALELVEEAGSLAAFFWRYEPPADERPAQNTKEALMALAKTPTSTRLSKDLKKRGWSFVGPTTCYAFMQAMGLVNDHEEKCFIYPKVEEARRAFVRPA; translated from the coding sequence ATGACCACGCAACCATACCGCTGTTTCTGGGTGACCGACGACCCCGTTTACATCGCCTACCATGATGATGAGTGGGGCTTCCCTGTGAGCGATGACCGGCGCCTGTTTGAAAAAATATGCCTCGAAGGATTTCAGTCGGGCCTTTCCTGGCTGACGATCCTGAAGAAGCGCGAGAACTTTCGCGCTGCGTTCGACGGGTTCGATTTCGCCAAGGTCGCGCGCTACGGCGAAGCAGACGTTGCACGCCTTCTGGGCGACGCAGGCATTGTCCGCCACCAAGGCAAGATCCGCTCCACCATCAACAATGCTGCCCGCGCGCTTGAGCTCGTCGAAGAGGCAGGGTCATTGGCGGCCTTCTTCTGGCGCTATGAGCCGCCAGCGGATGAACGCCCAGCACAAAACACCAAAGAGGCGCTTATGGCCCTCGCCAAGACGCCCACCTCGACGCGCCTGTCCAAAGATCTCAAGAAGCGGGGCTGGAGCTTTGTCGGCCCGACCACCTGCTACGCGTTCATGCAAGCGATGGGCCTCGTGAACGATCATGAAGAAAAGTGCTTCATCTATCCCAAGGTTGAAGAGGCGCGCCGTGCCTTCGTCCGACCGGCTTGA